The Halomicronema hongdechloris C2206 genome includes a window with the following:
- a CDS encoding dihydrofolate reductase family protein, whose amino-acid sequence MRRLIVSTFASLDGIMQAPGGPEEDPTGGFTLGGWMFNYWDEAMDLSASGFDGKDRELVLGRRTYEIFEAYWPYQPDDDPTARTLNAARKYVASRTLTTLHWHNSTLLSGDVVSAIIALKTQPGPDLQIIGSGNLIQTLQSAFLIDEYNVWTFPVVLGRGKRLFGETAKPLALRLVRSQVSTTGVVMSTYVPVGDIQPGLIASDEPSEQELARRKKMANEMR is encoded by the coding sequence ATGAGAAGGCTTATCGTATCAACGTTTGCGTCGCTTGACGGCATCATGCAAGCACCCGGCGGACCGGAAGAAGACCCAACTGGCGGTTTTACCCTCGGCGGCTGGATGTTCAACTACTGGGACGAAGCCATGGACCTCTCAGCATCAGGTTTCGACGGCAAAGATCGAGAGCTGGTGCTCGGTCGTAGGACCTATGAGATATTCGAAGCGTACTGGCCATACCAGCCCGATGACGATCCGACTGCGAGGACGCTCAATGCAGCAAGAAAATATGTGGCTTCGCGCACATTGACGACGCTTCACTGGCACAACTCGACCCTGCTCTCCGGCGATGTCGTCTCGGCCATCATCGCTCTCAAGACCCAACCAGGCCCTGACCTGCAGATTATTGGCAGCGGCAATTTGATTCAAACGCTGCAGTCCGCATTCCTGATAGACGAGTACAACGTGTGGACTTTTCCAGTGGTGCTGGGGCGGGGCAAGCGCCTCTTCGGTGAGACTGCCAAGCCATTGGCGCTGCGGCTCGTTCGCTCTCAGGTTTCGACCACTGGCGTGGTGATGAGTACCTATGTGCCAGTTGGCGATATCCAGCCCGGTTTGATCGCGAGTGACGAGCCGAGTGAGCAGGAGTTGGCGCGACGCAAAAAGATGGCGAATGAGATGCGGTGA
- a CDS encoding DUF1579 domain-containing protein has product MCGEGGDMTSIMTLGYNPQTQRYVGTWVGSMMSLLWVYDGELDAARQVLTLISEGPAMTGDGTAQYRDEIAFEDDDHRVMTSHMMRADGQWHWFMTAHYRRR; this is encoded by the coding sequence ATGTGTGGCGAGGGCGGTGACATGACCTCCATCATGACCCTGGGCTATAACCCGCAGACGCAGCGGTACGTCGGCACCTGGGTCGGCTCAATGATGAGCCTTCTGTGGGTATATGACGGCGAACTCGATGCCGCCCGACAAGTGTTGACGCTGATCTCCGAAGGCCCGGCGATGACGGGCGACGGCACTGCTCAATACAGAGACGAGATTGCCTTTGAAGACGATGACCATCGGGTAATGACTTCCCACATGATGAGAGCGGACGGGCAGTGGCACTGGTTCATGACTGCCCATTATCGACGCAGATAG
- the arr gene encoding NAD(+)--rifampin ADP-ribosyltransferase has translation MNKGVLITTDTLQTQRFYHGTRAELKPGDLIEPSTDERDRTTPDVYLTPNLDAAIWEAELAIGEGPGRVYIVEPIGQIEDVSDLADQKSPGHPSISCRSREPLRVTGEVTEWPLYHGTRADLKPGDLIKPGHTPNFGNQDRTTPNVYLTRTLDAATWGAELAIGEGPGRIYIVEPTGPIEDDPNLTNQKFRGNPTKSFRSREPLRVTGEITDWQGHSPEVLKAMKDGLERLERLGVEPIDD, from the coding sequence ATGAACAAAGGCGTTCTTATCACCACCGACACCCTGCAGACGCAGCGGTTCTACCATGGCACACGGGCTGAGCTGAAGCCAGGAGACCTGATCGAGCCTAGCACCGATGAGCGGGACAGGACGACACCCGATGTCTACCTGACCCCCAATCTGGATGCAGCCATCTGGGAGGCAGAACTCGCGATCGGCGAAGGTCCCGGCAGAGTTTACATCGTAGAGCCGATCGGCCAGATTGAAGATGTCTCCGACCTGGCGGATCAGAAGTCTCCAGGACATCCGTCGATATCATGCCGCTCCCGTGAGCCGTTGCGGGTCACGGGCGAGGTCACGGAGTGGCCTCTTTACCATGGCACTCGGGCTGACCTGAAGCCAGGGGATCTGATTAAGCCGGGCCATACCCCGAACTTCGGCAATCAGGATAGGACAACACCCAACGTCTATCTAACTCGCACGTTGGATGCCGCCACGTGGGGAGCGGAGCTGGCCATCGGTGAAGGTCCCGGCAGAATTTACATCGTGGAACCGACTGGCCCGATTGAAGATGACCCCAATCTGACGAATCAGAAGTTTCGGGGTAATCCGACGAAGTCATTCCGTTCCCGGGAGCCGCTACGGGTTACAGGCGAGATCACGGATTGGCAGGGGCACTCGCCTGAAGTGCTCAAAGCCATGAAGGACGGACTAGAACGACTTGAGCGACTTGGGGTTGAGCCAATTGATGACTGA
- a CDS encoding VOC family protein, with product MTNDAKTAIATIIPTLRYRDASAAVDWLCQAFGFEKHLVVPDDDGGIAHAELVFGNGMVMVGAACEDEFGRLQQPPSQGNAVVTQSPYILVEDVDKHYERAVAAGAQIVTDIKDQDYGGRDYSCRDPEGHVWNFGTYDPWTAG from the coding sequence ATGACTAATGACGCAAAAACCGCGATCGCAACCATCATTCCGACTTTACGCTACCGGGATGCATCTGCTGCCGTTGACTGGCTTTGCCAAGCCTTTGGGTTTGAAAAGCATTTGGTTGTCCCCGATGACGATGGCGGGATTGCCCACGCCGAACTGGTGTTTGGCAACGGCATGGTGATGGTGGGCGCTGCCTGTGAGGATGAATTCGGTCGGCTGCAACAGCCCCCGAGTCAGGGAAACGCCGTCGTCACGCAGAGTCCTTACATTCTGGTCGAGGACGTAGATAAACATTACGAACGGGCCGTTGCGGCGGGAGCTCAAATCGTCACGGATATCAAAGATCAAGATTACGGCGGGCGCGACTACTCTTGCCGCGACCCGGAGGGTCATGTGTGGAACTTTGGCACCTACGACCCGTGGACTGCTGGTTAG
- a CDS encoding YciI family protein — protein sequence MKVVVLVKATPDSEAGVMPTEAILAEMGQFNEELVKAGVMLAGEGLHPSSKGVRVQFSGKNRTVIDGPFTETKELVAGFWLWQVQSMAEALDWIKRSPFQDGEVEIRPIFADEDFGEAFTPELREQEERLCTEMEKQKSA from the coding sequence ATGAAAGTAGTGGTTCTAGTCAAAGCGACTCCTGACTCCGAAGCCGGGGTCATGCCTACCGAAGCGATTCTGGCTGAAATGGGCCAGTTCAACGAAGAGCTTGTCAAAGCCGGGGTGATGCTGGCGGGTGAGGGACTGCATCCCAGCTCTAAAGGTGTGCGGGTGCAGTTTTCCGGCAAAAATCGCACCGTCATCGACGGCCCGTTTACGGAAACCAAAGAGCTGGTTGCGGGCTTCTGGCTCTGGCAGGTGCAATCCATGGCAGAAGCGCTTGACTGGATCAAACGCAGCCCCTTTCAAGACGGCGAAGTCGAAATTCGTCCCATCTTTGCTGACGAAGACTTCGGTGAAGCTTTCACCCCAGAACTCAGGGAACAGGAAGAGCGCCTGTGCACCGAAATGGAGAAGCAGAAAAGCGCCTAG
- a CDS encoding VOC family protein produces the protein MTPTKSQKVVPCLWFDGDAEEAAQFYVSLLPDSRIDRVLKSPADTPSGPAGMVLTVEFTLAGAKYMGLNGGPQFPFTEAVSFQIYCDDQSEVDRLWAALADGGSEVACGWIKDRWGLSWQIVPTRLIELLNDPDPDRARRAQEAMMKMVKIDISEIEQAANG, from the coding sequence ATGACCCCAACTAAATCCCAAAAAGTCGTTCCCTGTCTGTGGTTTGATGGCGACGCTGAAGAAGCGGCACAGTTTTATGTTTCGTTACTTCCCGATTCGAGAATCGACCGTGTCTTGAAATCGCCGGCTGACACACCAAGCGGCCCCGCAGGGATGGTGCTGACCGTGGAATTCACGTTGGCTGGGGCGAAATATATGGGGCTGAACGGCGGCCCGCAGTTTCCATTCACTGAAGCCGTGTCGTTCCAGATCTACTGCGACGATCAGTCTGAGGTCGATCGACTATGGGCTGCACTTGCGGATGGCGGCTCAGAAGTCGCCTGTGGCTGGATCAAGGATCGTTGGGGGCTGTCTTGGCAGATCGTTCCGACCCGACTGATCGAATTGCTCAACGATCCCGACCCGGACCGCGCTCGACGAGCGCAGGAAGCGATGATGAAGATGGTGAAGATTGACATCTCCGAGATCGAGCAGGCGGCAAACGGATGA
- a CDS encoding VOC family protein, with the protein MKLIPYLNFDGDCEAAFTFYEQVFGGKLGDKMIYKGSPMEADVPPEWHDKIMHTHLTIGDQEIMGSDAPPAYFKEPQGTEVTIQIDDPEKAEQIFRALAENGTVKMDIQETFWAKRFGMLTDQFGIPWMVNCDKAPEE; encoded by the coding sequence ATGAAACTGATTCCCTATCTCAACTTTGACGGTGACTGCGAAGCCGCATTCACGTTTTACGAACAGGTTTTTGGCGGCAAACTGGGCGACAAAATGATTTATAAAGGGTCGCCGATGGAAGCAGACGTGCCGCCCGAATGGCACGACAAGATTATGCACACTCACCTGACTATCGGCGATCAGGAAATCATGGGGTCGGATGCGCCACCTGCTTATTTCAAAGAACCCCAGGGCACTGAGGTAACTATCCAAATTGATGATCCTGAAAAAGCCGAGCAAATCTTCAGGGCTTTAGCCGAAAACGGCACCGTCAAAATGGACATTCAGGAAACTTTTTGGGCCAAGCGTTTTGGCATGTTGACTGATCAGTTTGGCATTCCCTGGATGGTCAATTGCGACAAAGCGCCTGAGGAGTAA
- the blaOXA gene encoding class D beta-lactamase: protein MICVPKWFGGLVAGSVMTIVAQPALAEAGVQPVTPLLAQQEVPAQVDFAPHFQDLGIEGSIIIYDLNLNQTYQHNSERNSTPYLPGSTFKILNSLISLEAGVIDNDLAILTWDGVERIVPAWNRDLNMRTAFPLSAVWFYQVLARRVGHDRMQQSVAEAGYGNQDIGSAEDIDTFWLTGDLRTTPEEQIDFLRRLYNDDVPFSEDVIALGKDIMIVEQTPDYTIRAKTGWVGFGEPDQEQIGWYVGYVEQADNVYFFATNIDIRDEDDPAARVEVTRRCLETLQLL from the coding sequence ATGATTTGTGTTCCTAAATGGTTTGGCGGTCTAGTCGCGGGTAGTGTCATGACCATAGTGGCACAACCTGCTCTGGCTGAAGCAGGGGTTCAGCCTGTCACCCCCCTGCTTGCCCAACAAGAAGTCCCTGCCCAGGTGGATTTCGCTCCGCATTTTCAGGATCTGGGGATAGAAGGTTCAATCATCATTTACGACCTGAACCTGAACCAGACCTATCAGCACAATTCTGAGCGCAATAGCACTCCCTACTTGCCCGGCTCGACCTTCAAAATTCTCAATTCACTGATTTCCTTAGAAGCAGGCGTCATTGACAATGACCTGGCAATTCTTACCTGGGACGGAGTTGAGCGCATCGTCCCCGCATGGAACCGGGATCTGAATATGCGCACCGCCTTTCCCCTATCCGCCGTCTGGTTCTACCAGGTGCTGGCCCGTCGGGTGGGTCACGATCGCATGCAACAGTCGGTGGCGGAGGCTGGCTATGGTAACCAGGATATTGGTAGTGCTGAAGACATTGATACCTTCTGGTTAACAGGTGATTTACGCACCACCCCCGAAGAGCAAATTGATTTTCTGCGTCGCCTTTATAACGATGATGTGCCCTTTTCGGAGGATGTCATCGCCCTGGGTAAAGACATCATGATCGTGGAACAAACCCCTGATTACACCATTCGCGCCAAAACGGGCTGGGTTGGCTTTGGTGAACCCGATCAGGAGCAAATCGGCTGGTACGTAGGCTACGTAGAACAGGCTGACAATGTTTACTTTTTCGCTACCAATATCGACATTCGAGATGAGGATGATCCAGCTGCCAGGGTAGAGGTGACCCGTCGCTGCTTGGAGACTCTACAGCTGCTCTAG
- a CDS encoding YybH family protein produces MADNDTQSTRKASIQNLLEQWASATRFGKQDDVLVNHAPDVTIFDVLPPLQYESADAYRQSWDEWQPTTKGPGIFELHNLKITAGKDVAFAYGLIRCGGTKPDGKTFEDWVRATFCLCNVNGNWRITHQHISMPIG; encoded by the coding sequence ATGGCAGATAACGATACCCAATCGACCCGTAAAGCATCGATTCAAAACTTATTGGAGCAATGGGCTAGTGCCACTCGTTTTGGCAAACAGGACGATGTCCTGGTGAATCATGCTCCAGATGTCACCATCTTCGACGTTCTACCGCCTCTTCAATATGAGAGCGCAGACGCGTACCGCCAAAGCTGGGATGAGTGGCAGCCGACAACCAAGGGACCGGGGATTTTTGAGCTCCACAACCTTAAAATCACAGCGGGTAAGGATGTGGCCTTTGCCTACGGTTTGATTCGATGTGGGGGCACAAAACCCGATGGAAAAACTTTTGAAGACTGGGTGCGCGCTACATTTTGCCTTTGCAATGTTAATGGCAACTGGCGCATCACCCATCAGCATATTTCGATGCCCATTGGCTGA
- a CDS encoding glutathione S-transferase family protein produces the protein MTDLILTTFDWVPKTPRGYVRDIRVRWALEEARLPYSVTSVPFRDRSAEHFSHQPFGQVPWLTDGDISIFESGAILLHLGELSDRLMPAEPHGRSEVIQWLFAALNSVEMASLPWSLFKFSGDTEGTPGRKHLDEFLKARLHHMEKVLAGRQWLTATFSVADILMADVLRLVDRFDGLVESPACRDYVAHATARPAFVKAHADQMAHFAKAD, from the coding sequence ATGACCGACCTGATCCTCACAACTTTCGACTGGGTTCCCAAGACACCCCGGGGCTATGTGCGTGATATCCGGGTGCGGTGGGCGTTGGAAGAGGCACGCTTGCCCTACAGCGTCACGAGCGTGCCATTTCGCGATCGGAGCGCCGAGCATTTCTCGCACCAACCCTTCGGGCAAGTGCCATGGTTGACCGATGGAGATATCTCGATCTTCGAGAGCGGGGCGATCCTGCTTCATCTGGGCGAGTTGAGTGACAGGCTGATGCCTGCCGAGCCGCACGGTCGCAGCGAAGTTATTCAATGGCTGTTCGCCGCGCTCAACTCAGTCGAGATGGCGAGCCTGCCATGGTCCCTATTTAAGTTCTCTGGTGATACTGAAGGGACGCCGGGACGAAAGCACCTAGATGAGTTCCTCAAGGCTCGGCTCCATCACATGGAGAAGGTGTTGGCGGGACGCCAATGGTTGACCGCAACCTTCTCCGTCGCCGACATACTCATGGCGGATGTGCTGCGCCTTGTCGATCGGTTCGACGGGCTGGTGGAATCCCCGGCCTGTCGTGACTATGTCGCGCACGCAACCGCTCGTCCTGCCTTCGTGAAGGCGCATGCAGACCAGATGGCGCATTTCGCTAAAGCAGACTGA
- a CDS encoding FKBP-type peptidyl-prolyl cis-trans isomerase, which translates to MAQAQKGDTVLIHYTGKLTDGTVFDSSVERGPLQFDIGAGNVIPGFETAVIGMSPGDSKTETIGSDQAYGPHRDEMVVVVDRQQIPDEIPLNIGQQLQLQGPEGRPPLPVLVTEVSDGKVTLDANHPLAGEDLVFDIELVDIVS; encoded by the coding sequence ATGGCTCAGGCTCAAAAAGGCGATACAGTATTAATTCACTACACTGGCAAGCTCACAGATGGCACCGTCTTCGACTCCTCGGTCGAGCGAGGTCCGCTGCAATTTGACATTGGCGCTGGCAATGTTATCCCCGGTTTTGAAACCGCTGTCATTGGCATGAGCCCCGGGGACTCCAAAACCGAAACCATTGGCTCTGACCAAGCCTACGGCCCCCATCGAGACGAAATGGTGGTAGTGGTAGACCGTCAGCAAATTCCCGATGAAATTCCCCTGAACATCGGTCAACAGCTGCAGTTGCAAGGACCAGAAGGGCGTCCGCCCCTGCCGGTACTGGTGACCGAAGTGTCTGACGGCAAAGTCACCCTAGATGCCAACCATCCCCTGGCTGGCGAAGACCTGGTCTTTGACATCGAACTGGTTGACATTGTCTCTTAA
- a CDS encoding anthrone oxygenase family protein, translated as MATKILVNLPVSNLNLKLFEALGCGLVAGVFFAFSTFVMPALARLPPPQGIAAMQAMIITAINPLFMLAIFGTAAACLFLAISSLFKWQQPGAVYLLAGSLLYLVGAVGVTGIFNVPLNDALAIVDPGSTDGASLWSSFLTNWTNWNHVRTAAALAAAASFTIALGD; from the coding sequence ATGGCTACTAAAATTCTTGTGAACTTACCGGTAAGCAATCTCAATTTGAAGCTGTTCGAGGCACTCGGTTGTGGGCTAGTAGCAGGAGTTTTCTTTGCCTTCTCGACCTTTGTGATGCCGGCTCTTGCTCGACTCCCCCCACCACAGGGGATTGCCGCGATGCAAGCCATGATTATTACAGCGATCAACCCATTGTTCATGCTGGCAATCTTCGGAACGGCAGCGGCTTGCCTCTTTCTAGCTATCTCCTCGCTGTTCAAGTGGCAGCAACCCGGTGCCGTTTACTTGCTCGCCGGTAGCCTGCTCTATCTTGTCGGCGCAGTAGGAGTGACAGGCATTTTCAATGTGCCGCTGAACGATGCACTGGCGATCGTTGATCCAGGCAGTACTGACGGTGCGAGCCTGTGGAGCAGCTTCCTGACCAACTGGACAAACTGGAACCATGTTCGGACAGCAGCAGCACTGGCAGCAGCGGCATCGTTCACCATTGCGCTCGGTGATTGA
- a CDS encoding DMT family transporter — MLGVAIVLLSACFFCVQNVIVRVLFNQQVVLGIGVTGGFVPPTLENSFLLLVMRMVLVVPLMAGLAAGFYPATWKDIRQLGSSHQRRPLLQAIAGGGLMFLYLALLYVAIGLLPAGIALTLFFSYPVFTALFSWGVFGTRPSRYRWVIMGLILLGSYLTMPAASGGDSQSWLGVLFGLAAGVAYALYTVNAQKSFDVVHPFPFTWISFATTLALSTLSLSLGRGNVSQVPAAAWGPLWIGGLLSALVTFAGHVLNNLGIRGIGATAAAMIGASNPALTVVLAWVAIQEAITPVQLSGVILVTASVAMLAREHRPRGRES, encoded by the coding sequence GTGCTTGGGGTTGCCATCGTACTACTATCGGCGTGCTTTTTCTGCGTTCAGAATGTCATTGTTCGAGTTCTCTTCAACCAACAGGTGGTGCTCGGCATCGGCGTCACCGGCGGCTTCGTGCCCCCGACCCTAGAGAACTCATTTCTGTTGCTGGTGATGCGCATGGTGCTGGTGGTGCCCCTGATGGCTGGGCTGGCCGCCGGTTTCTATCCGGCCACGTGGAAGGATATTCGCCAACTGGGCAGTAGCCACCAACGTCGCCCGCTGCTCCAGGCCATCGCCGGGGGGGGCTTGATGTTTCTCTACCTGGCCCTGCTCTATGTGGCCATCGGCCTGCTGCCGGCCGGTATCGCCCTGACCCTGTTTTTCAGTTATCCCGTATTTACCGCCCTGTTTTCCTGGGGAGTGTTTGGTACCCGGCCCAGTCGCTATCGCTGGGTGATCATGGGCCTGATTCTGCTGGGCAGCTATCTGACCATGCCCGCTGCCAGTGGCGGTGACAGCCAGTCATGGTTGGGGGTGCTATTCGGCCTTGCCGCTGGGGTGGCCTACGCCCTATATACCGTCAATGCCCAAAAAAGCTTCGACGTTGTCCATCCCTTTCCCTTTACCTGGATTAGTTTTGCCACGACCCTGGCGCTCTCGACCCTGAGCCTGTCTCTCGGGCGGGGCAATGTCTCCCAGGTGCCTGCGGCAGCCTGGGGACCACTGTGGATTGGCGGGTTGCTCTCGGCCTTGGTCACCTTCGCCGGCCATGTCCTGAACAACCTCGGCATTCGCGGCATCGGCGCCACCGCCGCCGCCATGATTGGCGCCAGCAATCCAGCCTTGACGGTGGTGTTAGCCTGGGTTGCCATCCAAGAAGCCATCACCCCTGTGCAGCTGTCAGGGGTGATACTGGTGACGGCGAGTGTGGCTATGTTGGCCCGGGAGCACCGGCCCAGGGGCAGGGAGAGTTAA
- a CDS encoding GFA family protein yields MKTTEISCLCGTVKVQLTGHPITQFYCHCDDCQATSGGAYIGVAVYPVDAVKIMQGELTTWTLKSLPRQRCAVCGTHVMAEVPGLAQVGIKANLLPKGEFKPDFHLHCRYAVLPVKDDLPHFKDLPASFGGTDGTSNW; encoded by the coding sequence ATGAAAACAACTGAAATTAGCTGTCTTTGCGGGACCGTCAAAGTGCAGCTAACGGGCCATCCAATCACCCAGTTCTACTGCCACTGCGACGACTGTCAGGCCACTAGTGGCGGTGCCTACATTGGCGTGGCCGTCTATCCTGTCGATGCCGTCAAGATAATGCAGGGTGAACTCACAACCTGGACGCTCAAAAGCTTGCCCCGACAGCGCTGTGCCGTTTGTGGCACCCACGTTATGGCTGAAGTGCCAGGGCTGGCTCAAGTTGGCATCAAGGCAAATCTGTTGCCAAAAGGAGAATTCAAACCCGACTTTCATCTCCATTGCCGGTATGCCGTTCTGCCGGTCAAAGATGATTTACCACACTTCAAAGATTTGCCTGCTAGCTTTGGGGGCACCGACGGGACTTCTAACTGGTAA
- a CDS encoding VOC family protein — translation MTIELDHTIVPSRSQVKSAKLLAELLGVSWAEKSVGPFSPVYINSGLTLDFQETDEEFPIYHVCFRVTEDEFDTILDRIKAAGIKYRSTLRGRMDMQINTAFGGRMIYWNEPDGHQWEMLTVSYARQES, via the coding sequence ATGACCATAGAACTTGATCACACGATCGTTCCTTCTCGCAGTCAAGTGAAGTCGGCCAAGCTCTTGGCAGAACTCCTTGGGGTTTCGTGGGCTGAGAAGAGTGTTGGTCCATTTTCGCCTGTCTACATCAATAGTGGGCTAACGCTCGACTTCCAGGAAACGGATGAAGAGTTCCCCATCTATCACGTTTGCTTCAGGGTCACAGAAGACGAGTTTGATACCATTCTTGACCGGATCAAAGCGGCTGGAATCAAGTACCGCAGCACGTTGCGGGGACGCATGGATATGCAAATCAACACCGCGTTTGGAGGCCGTATGATCTACTGGAACGAGCCAGACGGACACCAATGGGAAATGTTGACGGTCAGCTATGCTCGGCAGGAAAGTTGA